ATCATATTGCTTAAGCACCACatgaaagagaaaaacattTATTGCGGCAAAATTTGTTGGAAAATATATTGATAGGGGAtgagaataattatatttttaattaatataactaaataattgaattacttaggtggataatattaattattatctgAATAATAAAAGTGGGGAATTGAATTGTTAAATGAAAGTTTACGAATGAATTTAATGTAATCAATAAGAGTAGTCCGATACactttataaattatgatataggTAGATAGTtcattataaacttttaaattattaaacctTTGATAAGAGAGtttgataatttcttatatattagCTAAATCTCGTCTCTGAAACTCTAACACATCTTTATCCATCAAAAATTGTTAATCAAATATGTTTCATATAAAAAGAAGATTAGTCACCGTAAAAAGAGGGAAATTGAAGaagttttttgaatttaaaagcaTGATTCATTCAGGTTATTATATAACCctcatataattttgtatttaattatttaatattttatacctATGGGTAAATCtaataaatcatcaattaatattacatatgaTATCAAAACTAGACACATTAGGtaatagattttgaatttttggaatTGTTACCAGAATTAGGGATTCAAAATCCAaaattagtgtttttttttttttaaattagggtttggttcaatttttattttaggatTCTTAATTGagtcattaaatttgaaatcatgACTTCAATTTGGTGAAAATAATCTTAGCATtcagattatttttttcaaccaaaattgaACCTCAATCATTGCAGCACGTGGCTTCCCTTCTCTGTCATACCTTTCCAGCACAAATCCAAGCGATAACATCACCTGGTTTGACAATGTCATAAGTCGTGAACTCACAACTATTCACCTCATTGATCAGAGCCATTAATAGTAGAATAAAGTTAGAAAAGGTGGCTGTCAATATTCGGATTTGTGATTCTCATCTATGTTGCAATTTTGTAGAAAAACCCCAATGATGACATTGTCTAGGATATTGACAATATGAATGGAAACTAGAGTGGACTTAATTACAAGATGATTGAGTAAACGAAAGTGGAGAAGAGGTGTTCTCATCGAAAGAATAAGCAATTAGGGTTTTAAGAAATTGTAGATCAAATTCAGGTTGGAAAAACTAAAAAACCTAGCCTACTAGGTCAAATAGGTCACACCAATCCAGTCAAAGTCAAATTAGGTCAAAGTTGAACTAGACCAACTAACCTAAAGGGTCAATTAGGTCAAACTGATTTGATCAAAAGATGGGGCATTAAACACTTGAAGTACAAAAGTATATGTGAATCGAGTGAGTGTATGTGATGATGTTTGGAAGTGTTTGAAAGCATGTGACGAGAAGTAACTATATATGAGAGAGCAAGAAGGCACGTGGAGGATCAGTGTTTTAGAATAGGTGTCCTAAAGCTAATCATCATACTTGTGTAATtgtattataatcataattctTATTAACGAAAATGGCTTTTCttacattttgtttatttttttcttaaagatTATATGAGTGTCTTTAGCATGATATAACCATAAAAAGGGAATCAATGTATGCTAACTGATTATAATAACCTTATGTACATTGAATTTGTAGCTTATAAGAAAACTTCTAAAGTTGTATGATTAAAGGATTACATTTATAGATTATTGTTATCAAATCTATTTCTAGATAACTTATTATCTACTATAATAGTATTGTAGTTATGTTCTTTACTAAGAATTACAAAATCACTAGTAcgtcaaaatacataaaaataaaatatcttataataaaaaacattttaaagaaTAAAGACCTTTCGATAGAGTCCTTAGAGTTGATGTTGACTGatcttttaaccaaattattaagatttataGCCCTTAAAgccattttataaataaaaaggtGTTTAAGATCTTTTGATAATTAAGGTTAATAAAACACTCTAACTAGTGAATTAAGGTTTGTAGCTCTTAAGGCTATGTTAAAAACTTGAGagtgtttaaagtttttttatatttaaggtTAATAAGAGTTTTTACATTATAACCTTTTAACTTAATGAcgtttattttatgattaagttGACATGTTTCACGATCATGATCCTTTTGATATACTTATTTAGATCTGTAATCATATGACACGATCTTGTGTTTCAAGATTAAGGATTCTTTTGAGTATAACAATTTGTATATGTATGTTTCAcaataaaaagattgaaacatataAACTTTATTGGAAGTCAATAGCTTCTTTAGAAGTGGCAATTTCTCTTGTATCTCTTTGAAACATAAAAGTTGAAGAGAAATTgagatttatttcgtttttctTTAAAAcacgaaatttaaaaaaaaaaatcataaaagtgTGTTGATAAGAAGATAACACTATTTGTGATCAATTTATTGAGTGCTATTTTTGTCACACTCCTAAACCATGATCTATGTTAATTtggttattaataattataagcaTGGATGGCCTTATGTCGATTGAAGATAcccagtttttttgttcattattagtaatcaaattaattgGATTAATAATTAAAGTGTTATCTTAgtactattttgttttcttaaaatagtgttactttaaaattaaaatgttggttacttttgaaaattatttcccttttcttaaaaaaaataaatttgttggtTAAGtgggaaaatattaaaaacttctAGATGTAGCTAAGATTACTCataatttgatgtaataaaatcatatatttagatGATCTAATAAAAGTTTACAAATAGATTGACTGTAATCAATATAGATAATCTAATACACTTAAGATGGTATGATTTAAAAGGATAGCTCAATATGAATTTTTGGGTTATTAAACTTTCGATAAAAGggtttgataatcttttaaaattggCTACATCCCTCTTTGAAACTGAATACAACAAtttaaacaattgaaaatcaatattcaATGAAGGTTCAAGAGAGGTTGACTAATCATTACAATCCAACTAAAAGAGTTTTACAGATTCAAAAGCATGACTCAAAtagatttttctatatttaataaattattgattaatattaCAAACTTGGCATTAGCGTGGAAAAACATAACTTTccaaattcatattattttgataatatattcttGAGAGCGAAGGATAGAATTAACTTAacaaaaaatggtttttttcttttttttcaactgGAGTCTGAATTCTATAAACAATTTCAACTAAATCAAAAATCAGCCAAGGTTTCCTGAACAGAAAATAATAGTTAACTGATGAGGGCCACAGTAGATGATTTTGACAAAGCCTATATAGCATGATGAGTTGATTTGTCAAAATTATTGTAGTTCAGTTACCATCAAGAACTGGGTTCTGGGAGAAAAGACAAAATGAAGATCACAATCTAAACTGATACTTTGATAAGCACAATTCACCTACAGACAAGTTCACATTGATAACCCAAGATTTAGCAAAACTGATAAACATTAGAATTTTCAagataaaagtttgaatttaagtctTTATCACACTTACGAAACTTTTATAATGACTTACCAAATAAAAAGTTTGCGGTTGATGgatggtaattaattaatgttaatcaACTTAAAAACTATAACTGCTGAAGTTGCGCTTGATTTAGAGGCAACCCAGCATCAATATTTGTGTTCTAAGTTTACAAAAAGCAAAAATATAACCTCATACACTCTTGACAAACTTGACATATAAAGTATATAGCTCTTGTTCGTTCAATGAAACATCTAGTTTTTTTCCACTAGCTATTAATACACAGGTTTTGGAGAAATTTAAGGCAAGAAATCTGGTTTGGCTTTACGCATGCTTCAGCcttgtaattttgaaatatgtcaTACAAGAAATCAAGATTATAGTGTGTACTTTTCACTTCCTCTTGTTGAGCAATTAATTGTTTAAGATAAAACACTAAATAGAATGTCAAGGAAGTGTGTGATTAAGGATTAAGAAATAACTTTAAAGGGAATAGAATTCTGAAATGCAGTTGACATAAGATTTTGCAGAAACTAGATAAAAACAAAGatttacattttcttctttgagataattttttaaatacttatcgTTTACTCAAACATGATGTTGGATCCTTGGTTTTCAAAACTGAGATTATGAGATTCAGATTGCAAATACTCTTGTAAAGTAGTTGAAACAAAGCAAAAGAAGTATGTCTTGTCATCAGAAagcattaattataataattttagtttaataaaaacaGATAATTGAATAGCCTAATAATAGTATACAAATGAGTATAATAAACAacattaatgtaaaatttaagGTTTAAAGGGTTTTTTAACCTAAGATCTcactttaaaactaatatactATAATTTTAGTCATTGAAAACTATCGTTCACAAAAGTTTCATAACAGAAGATCTATCACTCTAATACAGATAATTTCTAGAGTTTTACGGTTTCAAATTACAGAACAATCTAAGTAATTTTACaatcttaaagtttttaatccaatactttataatttatgtgtAGATCATATGAAATTAAGATTGCATGAGTTTATTCTGTTCATGTTCAATAAATCTTACACATTGTGCTTAAGCAATTTGTTATCTTTCAAAAGGAATGAGATTGTTGAGAAGAAAAGCTGTTTAAGCTTCCAATACATTCATTATGTTAGGTGAGTAATGctatcaaaatgaaaattcgATATCTTCGGACCCACATgaacagaagaaaaaattctttttttcttgtctCCTTTAGAAGgctgtaaaaaaatatatggaatGAAAGCAGCCCTTCAACGgccatttttctttcttcacaaAAAAGCTCAAGGAAGATGGTAAAAATGAAGTTAGATATCGTAGTTTCAATTTCGTTATCAAAGAAATGAACCATTACTCATAGAAAGCTAAACAAGCAACACCAACTTTACCTTtattgcctttttctttttcttcaagcGTATCTCTCTGTGAATTATGGTTGTTGGAAAATCCGTTTTAGcatttttctaatctcttactgttttctttatttgtggGCTACTCAACATAACACATAGGCTGAATTAGATGTCCTAATTTAATCTTTGTGGTGACATTGTTGTTTCTCCTACTACTGGGTCTGTTGTGGAGCTTCTCCATCCAATTGTCTGTTTCGTGAAATAAAATCTGTCTCTGCAATCATTAAATAGACAAGTAAATCCATTCAGAAGATAGCAATTATGCCATTCGGATTGGTCTCAGCATGGAACAAGCGCAGGAGAAGCAAATCCCAAGATCACACAGACCCTTGtaagtttttcttctttgcttCTTCTTTAAGTGTAGTATATTTTGTAAACCGTTTTGGGAGAGGTTTTTCCTTGTTGAATATCTATCTACATACCTTCCAGGGATTTACAAACCTGCAGAGTATTGGCAGCTCGAAAATCAAACACCCCAACTTCCGAAAAGACACCGTGTATCATCAGTTTTTACTCTCAGGGAAATGGAAGAGGCAACCTGCTCTTTCAGTGACGAAAATTTTCTTGGGAAAGGAGGATTTGGCCGAGTTTACAGAGGCACTTTGCGGTCAGGAGAGGTAAACATTGTTATCAAAGTAAAGAGTAGAAAGCAAAGAGTAATTGAATCATAAGTTTGTTTCTCTATTGAATATGAAGGTTGTTGCTATCAAGAAAATGGAATTGCCGTCATTTAAACCTGCAGACCGGGAACACGAGTTCCGGGTTGAAGTTGATATCTTAAGCAGACTTGATCATCCAAATCTAGTTTCCTTGATAGGCTACTGTGCTGATGGGAAACACCGCTTTCTGGTGTACGAGTACATGCAAAAAGGGAACCTGCAAGATCACttaaatggtttgatttgtaaCAAACCCTGtttccataaaaaataattcccCGTGTAGGATATCTAATGGAATGCAATGTGATGCTAGGAATTGGAGAAGCTAAAATGGACTGGCCCTCAAGGCTCAAAGTGGCACTGGGGGCAGCTAGGGGCCTTGCTTATCTGCATTCAAGTTCTGCTGTTGGGATTCCAATTGTTCACAGAGATTTCAAATCCACCAATGTACTTCTAGGCGCCAACTTTGAAGCTAAGGTAAGTGAGTTggagtataaaatttaaacgGATAATTATCAATTACCCTAACTCAGATTTCTAGTTTTCACAGATATCCGACTTTGGCCTGGCCAAGTTCATGCCAGAAGGTCAAGAGACTTACGTGACTGCTAGAGTTCTGGGCACCTTTGGCTACTTTGATCCCGAGTATACATCGGTATGCTTTTTTCTGCTAAAAATACTATTCTCTGATACTTCTGCATGTTTGACAGCATTCCATAGCAATTTATAAATTCGTAGTAGTCaaggtttaaaaataaattttaatttaaaatctaaaaaaaaaactgctaTCGTGAAAAAGGAATTTCATTTCTGCATCTGTTTTACCTTCAGGCGATGCATGTAGTGGTAAGTACATAGGATAGCATCTATATAGCGGCAGGAAGGAAGGTCATAAACAGGAAAAAGATTGCTTAGTCGGAACAAAAGTATGTAGTAATGAAAGTATGACCTAACTTGTTTTAAGAAACTGAGATTGCTAATTTCAAGTTATATTCATCTGCCATACATTTAACTTCTTTGTATGAATATGTTCCAGTTCCTAGATAAAACACTGCACATCAATGACtttaacatacaaattaaatgACTCTTGTTTACCAAATCACATACACTAGTTAGTCAGCTAATCTGAAGATCTTAGatattaaattctaaaacaagCTGAAAAATGTAGCACTTCATGTGTTCCCTAAAGCTCAGATACCAGATTCAAGCTACCTTAAGTGAACAAAGAGATTACTTTTGTTAACATTTTAGAGTTACAACTACATATATGTGTGGTATTAACAAATGCATTGAGTTCTGGTCCACTTAAAAACAATCATCTTAAATAGTATCCACATAATTATATCAGGAAGAAGAACTGAGTTATGGAATTCTGTCCTTTTGTGACAGACGGGGAAACTCACTTTACAAAGTGATGTTTATGCATTTGGAGTGGTTCTTTTAGAACTTTTGACTGGACGCAGAGCAGTCGACATAAACCAGGGGCCAAATGATCAAAACCTTGTATTACAGGTAGGAAAACAATCTTATCATTCCTAATGGTTCTGGTTCTCAAATTTCACAAATTTCAAGCAAATCAGGGTACTAGCTTTTGAAAATGACCGGAATAGTAAATGGGTGGTTCTTGTTTCAGGTGAGGAACATACTGAATGATCGGAAGAAGTTACGTAAGGTGATAGATCCAGAGCTCAATCGAGGTTCATACACCATAGAATCTATAGCCATGTTTGCAAACCTGGCATCACGCTGTGTTCGCACTGATAGTAGCGAGAGGCCCTCGATGACAGAATGCGTAAAAGAACTCCAACTGATTATCTATACAAATTCAAAAGGCTTGGAAAATCCTATGCATGCTTTCAGAATGGTCTGATAAACCAAAATGTTCAATCAGCAGAGTGtaactttataaaataaaaatccattCTTCTAATTCATTGGATTCTCAAAACAAGAAAGCTAAGGGACCTGGGAGCATAACAGTAGCACAATTCAACAAGGGTCCCAGAAAATAAGTACTTGAGTTTTTGTCAGTTACTATAGAAGAGGTTCAAATAGGATGTAGTTTTTACAccataaagaaaaaggaaaatctgGAAATCTGATGAGGTAATAATTGAGTCTAAGATCAGAAGGCACATTTTCTTGTGAATCTCGTTGAGATCTATTATCATCATCTTGTTTAGCTAACAACAGCTGGTTCTATGAATTATACACTGTTCAAACACATGGGATATGTATTCTGTACAAAATAAAGCTATAATACAACTGATCACCAACTTTAGAAGATCAATAAATTATTGGTTCTTATTTTCAGAATTCTGACACAAAATATACAACATGAATTTCAAGTAGCAAAACTACAGAAGACAAAAGGCATAACCCAGAAGTTTGTGCAATTACCTGTAGCAAAACAGGTTTTTACCATAAATATGATCATACAAACAAGGCCAGTCAGGACTCTGATTGATTTTCTCACCAGAAACCAACCAAGTCAAAGATCATCACAACCTGATTGATTTGGCCTATATGCAGGACCTGTGGAATCCCAACCTGGAAAAAGACAAAACATAATTGagtacaaattaaaaaaagtcaaacagacgaccaaataataaaagaaaagattagAGAAAAATGTAGCCTACAATTTGGATAACGTATAAATGGGATTTACACACACATCTGCCTCTGTCTGGTGTCTGTGAAAGAGGGAGAACTAGAACACTTGCCGCAGAGTATGACTTTTACTGGTGAAGAGAAACATATTACATAAACTGCATATACCTCAGAGAATCATACTGCAATTTCCACACATCCAATTATGAACAAAGTTCCTCATCAGTGCCTGACATATCTGATTCTGAGGGACTGTCAACAATAGGAAGTTTCTTGCACATCAGGTGCTTGCGTCTCTGCAGCATCAACAATATTAAGATACTGTCTGTTTTAACGATGTTATATCCTGCTTTTCTATACATGTTAAATGGGGCTGCATCAATCATTCTGCAGTGCAAATACACCTCTTTTAAGGAACTCATGTGAGATATTAGTTCTTCACTCGCCTTCAGGAGATGCCAACCAATGCCCCTCCTGAAAGTTCCAAAACATACTTATAAATCCAGTCTTTGTAATCCATGGTGCAGAAATGTTGTGGGATGACTAAGATAGTATCCTTGTGAAAAAATAAGCATGGCGTACAATTTGAAGGCTTCCGAGTAAAATGAAGCACAATCAGTGAAGATCAAGAAACCATGATGGATATCATTGTCCTTACCACATTGCAAGAGCAATAACATTGACTAGTATAGAGTGTTTAAACTACTCCTTCAAGAAATCCAGTAACACTAATTCTTACATACATTGCTGTTCAGCTAAATGACCCCCATAAGTGTTTGCAAAATACAAGTATTGcccaaattatgcatatatcTTAATACAAGctttaaatttgttatatttcatCTACAAATCATGCACTAAAGTCCTTTTGAGACTAAATCTAGAAGCAAACTATGAAAGTAAGATCTAACTCAGAGATCTACTTGCATAGATATCTTAGCATTCTTCATCCTCTTAGAAGATTGTGTGTATATCCAATTATCAAATACTGCTTCATCTCAATTTAAATCCCCAAATTCATTTATAGCACAAAGATCTAAAATTTCAACAGAATAACAGATGATGCAGTTAACTGAAGAGCAAACTAACTGATTTCACGGTGTTACTGTGAATTTTCCTAGAGTTGGCACGAACAACCTAGATTAATAcgatcaaatcaaaacaaaaattgcagaaaaatgttacaaacatataattaaacaaatggTTTTCTTTAGCAAACAGATAATATACAACAAATGTTTTACCACTCCTACtgtaaaattatttgaactagaaaagacaaataaaatcACATTGAAGTGAAAATCGCAACTTGAAACTGAAGTTATTAAAGCCAACAACATCAGTACCTTCGAAGCGACTTTTTGACAGTCATGTTACAAATGTAAGGTGAGTTTTTGGGAGCGGCAGGCGTAGGAGGCGAAGCATTGGCACCCCTTTCATCAAAACAAACCTCCACGGTACCAGCCAAGTGGACTTCTTTACCACTCTCGCTCTCTTCATTCCCTCTATAAAATCCAATAAGTGTAACAGCATGAGGAATCACAGCTCTTCTCTCAATCAAATACTGCTTCACCAAGAACCTCAGCAACTTTTCATACCCCGAAGGAAGCAGCATTGACTCGGAAAACGACTCAGCTAACAGAACCACAGTACAGTCCATCTCTTCAGGCCTCATCACACGAACCCATAAAAACCCAGACTTTAATTCCTGAAAATGTACAAAATTTTCGAGGTTCTTGAGCTTTTCAATCTCTTCATTGGTAAAAAACCTTCCGGCTCGAAAAGAATCTTCAAGCAATGAAGAGGTAGTGGCGGTGGTGGAGGTAGTTCTTGAAGAAGAGGAACAGAGTGTGGGAGAGAGGAAAGATCTGTAAGGGTAATGATAGGATTTGTTAATGGAGAAAAGAGAGTGTTTAGTGGGGAATATGAAAGGTGAAAGAGTACATAAAGATAGTGTTGTTTTATGCTGGTGGTGATTTTGTTGGGGATCAAAAGATAGAGAGAGCGAGAGCGTTGCAGCAGCGGCCATTTCAGGTAGGCGGGTGTCTTGGTGGATGTGTTGTTCGAGTTGATAACTTGATAATGcgaaaaaaatttacattttaaacACTCAAACATATGCGACACCGTTTTGCCTCTTCAACTTCTACTTCCCCCTCcattgtaattataattatcatcccactatgtatatttattttgaatatatatatatattttatatatattatcaaatcattaaataattttaatatttaattatataatcatccattatatatatatatttaaaagtaaatgcACTTTTATAGTTaagactaaaaaaataatatgtttaaaattcaataaaattatacatatatatttttatatataatttaaatatatagatgatatattatcatataattagatgatttaaattaattataaaataacactcgaattatattctaaaaattatgTCCACGTAatcttataaatttgattaatttgtattCTCTCGAATTACatctattttaataaattaagtttataaCTTGGACGGGCAGCTCTTACTTCTATTATTGCAATAATCATCTTCCaattccaaattttattttatttttattttaatttgtaagtGTATTAATTCAAATGTAGTCTCTCAAATTATCATAGCGGTGTCTTATTAGGAGGAAATTCTCGTTTATCCATACACATCAACGcttactaattttataatttatttaaggccaaatcatgacttattctcatctaaggattattttatttataaactctcgtatattaagttttaaaaatctaaatacttaattgttatctaatttttattaaaactcttTATTACTTATAAggataaatttatcattttatcagtaaaataaaaaaataaaagtttatctcttttttctacttagttttaaaagtttacaATTTACTTCc
This sequence is a window from Mangifera indica cultivar Alphonso chromosome 5, CATAS_Mindica_2.1, whole genome shotgun sequence. Protein-coding genes within it:
- the LOC123217717 gene encoding probable serine/threonine-protein kinase PBL28 isoform X2, translated to MPFGLVSAWNKRRRSKSQDHTDPWIYKPAEYWQLENQTPQLPKRHRVSSVFTLREMEEATCSFSDENFLGKGGFGRVYRGTLRSGEVVAIKKMELPSFKPADREHEFRVEVDILSRLDHPNLVSLIGYCADGKHRFLVYEYMQKGNLQDHLNGIGEAKMDWPSRLKVALGAARGLAYLHSSSAVGIPIVHRDFKSTNVLLGANFEAKISDFGLAKFMPEGQETYVTARVLGTFGYFDPEYTSTGKLTLQSDVYAFGVVLLELLTGRRAVDINQGPNDQNLVLQVRNILNDRKKLRKVIDPELNRGSYTIESIAMFANLASRCVRTDSSERPSMTECVKELQLIIYTNSKGLENPMHAFRMV
- the LOC123217718 gene encoding uncharacterized protein LOC123217718, which translates into the protein MAAAATLSLSLSFDPQQNHHQHKTTLSLCTLSPFIFPTKHSLFSINKSYHYPYRSFLSPTLCSSSSRTTSTTATTSSLLEDSFRAGRFFTNEEIEKLKNLENFVHFQELKSGFLWVRVMRPEEMDCTVVLLAESFSESMLLPSGYEKLLRFLVKQYLIERRAVIPHAVTLIGFYRGNEESESGKEVHLAGTVEVCFDERGANASPPTPAAPKNSPYICNMTVKKSLRRRGIGWHLLKASEELISHMSSLKEVYLHCRMIDAAPFNMYRKAGYNIVKTDSILILLMLQRRKHLMCKKLPIVDSPSESDMSGTDEELCS
- the LOC123217717 gene encoding probable serine/threonine-protein kinase PBL28 isoform X1; this translates as MPFGLVSAWNKRRRSKSQDHTDPWIYKPAEYWQLENQTPQLPKRHRVSSVFTLREMEEATCSFSDENFLGKGGFGRVYRGTLRSGEVVAIKKMELPSFKPADREHEFRVEVDILSRLDHPNLVSLIGYCADGKHRFLVYEYMQKGNLQDHLNGIGEAKMDWPSRLKVALGAARGLAYLHSSSAVGIPIVHRDFKSTNVLLGANFEAKFSQISDFGLAKFMPEGQETYVTARVLGTFGYFDPEYTSTGKLTLQSDVYAFGVVLLELLTGRRAVDINQGPNDQNLVLQVRNILNDRKKLRKVIDPELNRGSYTIESIAMFANLASRCVRTDSSERPSMTECVKELQLIIYTNSKGLENPMHAFRMV